The Micromonospora sp. NBC_01740 genome includes a window with the following:
- a CDS encoding 4Fe-4S cluster-binding domain-containing protein — MSDEGPGPRPPVGVETVAVARFLAATRAEGPGERTAVWVQGCAIRCPGCFNPHLWSFRGGDRVAPADLVRRALDAGTEGLTLLGGEPFDQAAPLAAVAAGVRAAGRSVMTFTGYTRAQLHRAVDAGRDDVAALLAATDLLVAGPFLADRIDTGRPWVGSTNQEFVLLGDRFPGLLDEVSHSPDRVEVTVDAAGRIAVNGWAEVDALDELLASVTSPRPRPAGVPRRG, encoded by the coding sequence ATGTCTGACGAGGGTCCAGGGCCGCGCCCGCCGGTGGGGGTGGAGACGGTGGCGGTGGCGCGCTTCCTGGCCGCCACCCGCGCCGAGGGCCCGGGCGAGCGGACGGCCGTCTGGGTGCAGGGCTGCGCCATCCGCTGCCCCGGCTGCTTCAACCCGCACCTGTGGAGCTTCCGGGGCGGGGACCGGGTCGCCCCCGCCGACCTGGTGCGCCGGGCGCTCGACGCCGGCACCGAGGGGCTGACCCTGCTGGGCGGCGAGCCCTTCGACCAGGCCGCCCCGCTGGCGGCCGTCGCCGCCGGGGTACGCGCCGCCGGGCGTTCGGTGATGACCTTCACGGGCTACACCCGGGCGCAGTTGCACCGGGCGGTCGACGCCGGCCGGGACGACGTCGCGGCGCTGCTGGCGGCGACCGACCTCCTCGTCGCCGGGCCGTTCCTGGCCGATCGGATCGACACCGGGCGGCCCTGGGTGGGTTCCACCAACCAGGAGTTCGTGCTGCTCGGCGACCGCTTCCCGGGACTGCTCGACGAGGTGTCGCACAGCCCGGACCGGGTCGAGGTGACCGTCGACGCCGCCGGCCGGATCGCGGTGAACGGCTGGGCCGAGGTCGACGCGCTCGACGAACTGCTGGCGTCGGTGACCAGCCCTCGGCCCCGGCCCGCGGGCGTACCCCGGCGAGGGTAG
- a CDS encoding serine hydrolase domain-containing protein, translated as MRKPIVLALIVGLVGAVAALGIMPREPRLTRQSTGDTSLAADVRAALPDAGGHRGLAVAVLENGRVRTAGLGDRDRAGRPVEPGTPFEIGSITKVMTGMLLARQAATGAVRPDDPVGAVLPELSGPTREATLAELASHRSGLPRLATTSVGDLVGAWWANLTGGNPYAGRDAGWLLDAAGEEEPGDGRGEVHYSNLGVALLGQALATRAGTSYPELLDRELLRPLGMTSTVVATDADALPPGRAEGSTAGGRAVEAWVSGGYAPAGVGPWSTAGDLARLLGATLAGTAPGADAATPRFTEDDRNRIGYGWFTTRYGDREIVWHNGATGGFHAYLGFERATGRGVVVLGNTAKGVEPIGLRLLGVPARDADGDGPPLPVWIGAGLAVVLTFLGGLSLLGTTRRAPDRLTLAPAVAWAVLYPALGHRLGDWSMVPGWLWPLGAGVSAAGIVLAAYRWRGLPSLGGAPPWRRLTSAAFSALLAILAILILTA; from the coding sequence ATGCGCAAGCCGATCGTCCTCGCCCTGATCGTCGGTCTCGTCGGCGCCGTCGCGGCCCTCGGGATCATGCCGCGTGAGCCCCGGCTGACCCGGCAGAGCACCGGCGACACTTCGCTGGCCGCCGACGTCCGCGCGGCGCTGCCCGACGCCGGGGGCCACCGCGGCCTCGCCGTCGCCGTGCTGGAGAACGGCCGCGTCCGCACCGCGGGCCTGGGCGACCGCGACCGGGCCGGCCGCCCGGTGGAGCCCGGCACCCCGTTCGAGATCGGTTCGATCACCAAGGTGATGACGGGGATGCTCCTCGCCCGGCAGGCCGCGACCGGCGCGGTACGCCCCGACGACCCGGTCGGCGCCGTGCTGCCCGAGCTGAGCGGGCCCACCCGCGAGGCGACCCTCGCCGAGTTGGCCAGCCACCGCTCCGGCCTGCCCCGCCTCGCGACCACCTCGGTCGGGGACCTGGTCGGGGCCTGGTGGGCGAACCTCACCGGCGGCAACCCCTACGCCGGCCGGGACGCCGGGTGGCTGCTCGACGCCGCCGGCGAGGAGGAGCCCGGCGACGGGCGCGGAGAGGTCCACTACTCGAACCTCGGCGTTGCGCTGCTCGGGCAGGCGCTCGCCACCCGGGCCGGCACGTCGTACCCGGAACTGCTCGACCGTGAGCTGCTGCGACCGCTCGGCATGACGTCGACCGTGGTGGCGACCGACGCCGACGCCCTGCCGCCCGGGCGCGCCGAGGGCTCCACGGCCGGCGGCCGCGCGGTCGAGGCCTGGGTCAGCGGCGGCTACGCGCCAGCCGGAGTCGGCCCCTGGTCGACCGCCGGGGACCTGGCCCGGCTGCTCGGCGCGACGCTCGCCGGCACCGCGCCCGGCGCCGACGCGGCCACCCCGCGCTTCACCGAGGACGACCGCAACCGGATCGGCTACGGCTGGTTCACCACCCGGTACGGCGACCGCGAGATCGTCTGGCACAACGGCGCCACCGGCGGCTTCCACGCCTACCTGGGCTTCGAGCGGGCCACCGGGCGGGGCGTGGTGGTGCTCGGCAACACCGCCAAGGGCGTCGAGCCGATCGGGCTGCGGCTGCTCGGCGTGCCGGCGCGGGACGCCGACGGCGACGGCCCGCCGCTACCCGTCTGGATCGGCGCCGGGCTCGCGGTGGTGCTCACCTTCCTCGGCGGGCTGAGCCTGCTCGGCACCACCCGCCGGGCCCCCGACCGGCTGACCCTGGCGCCCGCCGTCGCCTGGGCGGTGCTCTACCCCGCCCTCGGCCACCGGCTGGGCGATTGGTCGATGGTTCCCGGCTGGCTCTGGCCGCTCGGCGCCGGCGTCTCGGCGGCGGGGATCGTCCTGGCCGCGTACCGCTGGCGGGGGTTGCCGTCGCTGGGCGGCGCACCGCCGTGGCGGCGGCTGACCTCGGCGGCGTTCTCGGCCCTCCTGGCGATCCTGGCCATCCTGATCCTCACCGCCTGA
- a CDS encoding YqeB family protein: MDGYGAPTVVDGGAAELAILWGGFPALGAGAGWLLVAGAEWIAGLSWAPAQDLFELVARLPDPQAGIGGLAVGTLGGLLVAAVGTAERLAVTVDTERVRLRRDRKDRQVGRRPVRAVFVDGKDLVLLGADDEELVRERSDLAVDRLRDAFRTHGWPWTDGDPHRDAYRRWVPDLPGLPTGADALLRARQRALDADRGGEARELRGELGRTGVVVRDDGRRQYWRLTRAAPRTRSEDATSAEPEVEGR; encoded by the coding sequence GTGGACGGCTACGGTGCGCCCACCGTCGTCGACGGCGGCGCGGCGGAACTGGCGATCCTCTGGGGCGGGTTCCCGGCACTCGGCGCGGGCGCCGGGTGGCTGCTCGTCGCCGGCGCGGAGTGGATCGCCGGGCTGTCCTGGGCCCCCGCGCAGGACCTGTTCGAGCTGGTCGCCCGGCTGCCGGACCCGCAGGCCGGCATCGGCGGGCTGGCCGTCGGCACGCTGGGCGGCCTGCTGGTCGCCGCCGTCGGCACCGCCGAACGGCTCGCCGTCACCGTCGACACCGAACGGGTCCGGCTGCGCCGCGACCGCAAGGACCGGCAGGTCGGGCGGCGACCGGTGCGCGCCGTCTTCGTCGACGGCAAGGACCTGGTGCTGCTCGGCGCGGACGACGAGGAACTGGTCCGGGAGCGGTCGGACCTGGCCGTCGACCGGCTGCGCGACGCCTTCCGGACGCACGGCTGGCCGTGGACCGACGGCGACCCGCACCGGGACGCGTACCGGCGGTGGGTGCCGGACCTGCCGGGGCTGCCGACCGGCGCGGACGCGCTGCTGCGGGCCCGGCAGCGGGCGCTCGACGCCGACCGGGGTGGCGAGGCCCGGGAGCTGCGCGGCGAACTGGGCCGCACCGGGGTGGTGGTCCGCGACGACGGCCGGCGGCAGTACTGGCGGCTGACCCGTGCCGCCCCGCGCACCAGGTCGGAGGACGCGACTTCGGCTGAGCCGGAGGTCGAGGGCCGGTAG
- a CDS encoding helix-hairpin-helix domain-containing protein: MSNAPNPGWPPPAVPRPSTTWQVLQSWWLLLPVLGCSCLGGFGFIYVGLRAQRAAWWLPGIFYTVVGSAAFLVVGESDQESALSDWAVGVLLAVWIASILHAALINPAWLRWLTDRRARFAATAWPGGAYPLAPLPGAAPPAGPIPHPYPGMSPTYQPGSTAGYPSPAYPPGYPPASPAYPPGSPAYPPGSSAYPPESSYPPGSPSYPSASSSYPPGSPSYPPASSSYPPGSPVYPPASTTGHPPTSTGYPPLAADPTLAPAVDPFPTGPITSLPWQPDAPAPGQPDAPASGPPAGPPIDVNAAGPGDLAALPGFDPQRARQVLAERERRGSFGSLAEFAAAANLAPHEYARLRDAVECVPPAGPAPDRPPPGRVLDV; the protein is encoded by the coding sequence ATGTCGAACGCGCCTAACCCCGGCTGGCCGCCCCCGGCCGTCCCCCGGCCGAGCACGACGTGGCAGGTGTTGCAGAGCTGGTGGCTGTTGCTGCCCGTCCTCGGATGCAGCTGCCTCGGCGGCTTCGGATTCATCTACGTGGGCCTGCGGGCCCAGCGCGCGGCGTGGTGGCTCCCCGGCATCTTCTACACCGTGGTGGGCTCGGCGGCGTTTCTCGTCGTCGGCGAGTCGGACCAGGAGAGCGCCCTCAGCGACTGGGCGGTCGGCGTGCTCCTGGCCGTGTGGATCGCCAGCATCCTGCATGCCGCGCTGATCAATCCGGCGTGGCTGCGCTGGCTCACGGACCGCCGCGCCAGGTTCGCGGCGACGGCGTGGCCCGGCGGCGCGTACCCGCTGGCTCCGCTGCCCGGGGCGGCTCCCCCCGCCGGCCCGATCCCCCATCCCTACCCGGGCATGTCCCCGACGTATCAGCCCGGTTCGACGGCGGGCTACCCGTCCCCGGCCTACCCGCCGGGGTACCCGCCCGCGTCGCCCGCCTATCCGCCGGGTTCGCCGGCGTACCCGCCGGGGTCGTCGGCCTACCCGCCCGAGTCGTCCTACCCGCCGGGGTCGCCGTCCTATCCGTCCGCGTCGTCGTCCTACCCGCCGGGGTCGCCGTCCTATCCGCCCGCGTCGTCGTCCTATCCGCCGGGGTCGCCGGTGTACCCGCCCGCCTCTACGACGGGACATCCGCCCACGTCGACGGGGTATCCGCCGCTGGCGGCCGACCCGACGTTGGCGCCGGCCGTCGACCCCTTTCCCACCGGGCCGATCACGTCGCTTCCGTGGCAGCCGGACGCGCCGGCCCCGGGGCAGCCGGACGCGCCGGCCTCCGGGCCGCCGGCCGGACCGCCGATCGACGTCAACGCGGCCGGGCCGGGCGACCTCGCGGCGCTGCCCGGCTTCGACCCGCAGCGCGCCCGGCAGGTGCTGGCCGAGCGGGAGCGGCGCGGGTCCTTCGGCAGCCTGGCCGAGTTCGCCGCCGCCGCCAACCTGGCCCCCCACGAGTACGCGCGCCTGCGCGACGCCGTGGAGTGCGTCCCGCCCGCCGGGCCGGCGCCCGACCGGCCGCCGCCCGGCCGGGTCCTCGATGTCTGA
- a CDS encoding AAA family ATPase produces the protein MVVPFRDALSQMLKARFPVLYVESSEEQRVVAEVCAVARDATLVRTPRAVWTWSLTTGLVQPDGVARKGTTDPEDALAAVLRLDHPSVLIFKDLHPAHGSSDRPGTPGVVRRLRDVVAAFKAGPVPRTLVLVSPVLHIPVELEKDVTIIDFPLPTETEIRRVLDGMIAANSAGGRIRVALDDLGRERLAKAALGLTLHEAENAFARAMVNDGVLDGRDLAVVHEEKRQTVRKSGLLEFVDAPVDLADVGGLENLKRWLAKRDGSWLAEAAAYGLPAPRGVLITGVPGCGKSLTAKAIASAWGLPLLRLDVGRVFAGLVGSSEQNMRTAIRTAEATAPCVLWVDEIEKGFVGGANDSGTSARVFGSFLTWMQEKSRPVFVIATANDFERLPPELLRKGRFDEIFFVDLPTRAERASIWRVHLARRLRNPAVAGALTPDDALLGELAGLSEGYSGAEIEQAVVGGLFDAFAERRPLRRDDLVRALVSMVPLSVTQAERIDAVRSWADARAVAATAAEDWDLGGRPVGPGGARPGGPGQQRGQGGRAVEF, from the coding sequence GTGGTGGTGCCGTTCCGTGACGCACTGTCGCAGATGCTCAAGGCGCGCTTCCCGGTCCTCTACGTCGAGTCGTCCGAGGAACAGCGGGTGGTCGCCGAGGTCTGCGCCGTCGCCCGGGACGCCACCCTCGTCCGCACGCCACGGGCGGTGTGGACCTGGTCGCTGACGACGGGGCTCGTGCAACCCGACGGCGTCGCCCGCAAGGGCACCACCGACCCGGAGGACGCGCTGGCCGCCGTGCTGCGCCTCGACCACCCCAGCGTGCTGATCTTCAAGGACCTGCACCCGGCGCACGGCAGCAGCGACCGGCCGGGCACCCCCGGCGTGGTCCGCCGGCTGCGGGACGTGGTGGCGGCCTTCAAGGCCGGCCCGGTGCCGCGCACCCTCGTCCTGGTCTCGCCGGTGCTGCACATCCCGGTGGAGCTGGAGAAGGACGTGACGATCATCGACTTCCCGCTGCCCACCGAGACGGAGATCCGGCGGGTGCTCGACGGCATGATCGCCGCCAACTCCGCCGGCGGCCGGATCCGCGTCGCCCTGGACGACCTCGGCCGGGAACGGCTCGCCAAGGCGGCCCTCGGGCTCACCCTGCACGAGGCGGAGAACGCGTTCGCCCGCGCCATGGTCAACGACGGCGTGCTCGACGGCAGAGACCTCGCGGTCGTGCACGAGGAGAAGCGGCAGACCGTACGCAAGTCGGGGCTGCTGGAGTTCGTCGACGCCCCGGTCGACCTCGCCGACGTCGGCGGGCTGGAGAACCTGAAGCGGTGGCTGGCCAAGCGGGACGGTTCCTGGCTGGCCGAGGCGGCGGCGTACGGGCTGCCCGCGCCCCGGGGCGTCCTGATCACCGGCGTGCCCGGCTGCGGCAAGTCGCTGACCGCGAAGGCGATCGCCTCGGCCTGGGGCCTGCCGCTGCTGCGGCTGGACGTCGGCCGGGTCTTCGCCGGGCTCGTCGGGTCGAGTGAGCAGAACATGCGCACCGCCATCCGGACCGCCGAGGCGACCGCACCCTGCGTGCTGTGGGTCGACGAGATCGAGAAGGGCTTCGTCGGCGGGGCCAACGACTCCGGCACCTCCGCCCGGGTCTTCGGCTCCTTCCTGACCTGGATGCAGGAGAAGTCCCGGCCCGTCTTCGTCATCGCGACCGCCAACGACTTCGAACGGCTGCCCCCGGAACTGCTCCGCAAGGGGCGCTTCGACGAGATCTTCTTCGTCGACCTGCCGACCCGCGCGGAACGCGCGTCGATCTGGCGGGTCCACCTCGCCCGGCGGCTGCGCAACCCGGCCGTCGCCGGTGCCCTGACGCCCGACGACGCCCTGCTCGGCGAACTCGCCGGACTCAGCGAGGGCTACTCGGGGGCCGAGATCGAGCAGGCCGTCGTCGGCGGGCTCTTCGACGCCTTCGCCGAACGGCGTCCGCTGCGCCGCGACGACCTGGTCCGGGCACTGGTCAGCATGGTGCCGCTCAGTGTCACCCAGGCGGAACGCATCGACGCCGTACGCTCCTGGGCCGACGCCCGCGCCGTCGCCGCCACCGCCGCCGAGGACTGGGACCTCGGTGGTCGTCCCGTCGGCCCGGGCGGCGCCCGCCCCGGCGGTCCGGGGCAGCAACGGGGGCAGGGCGGGCGAGCGGTCGAGTTCTAG
- a CDS encoding DUF2997 domain-containing protein, protein MGGQPRIVVTVTSEGVVSAETRDVLGDGCLDYIAVLEDLLAARTVRSAYTADRDRAAVPERQEQRDVERA, encoded by the coding sequence ATGGGCGGGCAGCCGCGGATCGTGGTCACCGTGACCAGCGAGGGCGTCGTGAGCGCCGAGACCAGGGACGTGCTCGGCGACGGGTGCCTCGACTACATCGCCGTGCTGGAGGACCTGCTGGCGGCCCGCACGGTACGCAGCGCGTACACCGCCGACCGCGACCGCGCCGCCGTGCCCGAGCGGCAGGAGCAGCGCGATGTCGAACGCGCCTAA
- a CDS encoding endo-1,4-beta-xylanase, translating into MRAPWTRRHRLLPGLLALACLATVAVAAAVPLTSPPARAAEPVVVLDATFEDGTTQGFRPRAGETVAVSTAVAHGGTRSLLASGRTASWQGPALDLLDEMVKGTRYTLTVWVRLAAGQSPGQVRLSVQRDSGGTSAYDQVVGDTAVTADAWVRLTGTYVLAHDVDGLSAYVETASGTADLHIDDFTMAYQPTKPVQTDIPALREVLAADFPIGAAIGNRQIIGDQATLLRRHFDTVTPGNALKWDATQPAEGTFRWADADAQVGFATDNDLAVRGHTLVWHQQTPAWVFTDTDGTPLTSDPADKALLLSRLEAHIRAVVGRYGDAIGVWDVANEVIDENQSDGLRRSRWYEISGLDYLRTAFRVAREVAPTAKLYINDYNTNVPAKRDKLRNLVSQLRAEGVPIDGVGHQMHVNVQWPSIAETEAMLQAFVPLGVEQQVTEMDVSIYVDSSESFPTPPADRLLTQAYRYRDLFALYRRYADELTSVTLWGLADDDTWLDTFPVARKDAPLLFDTELQAKSAYWGIVDPTRINPTPTPTVSPTVSPTASPTVSPTVSPTVSPTVTPTGGPDACRATYTVSNQWPGGFQASVRITNTGGRAHDGWTVRWRFPDGQRISQLWNGTVRQDGPDVSVTPTSWNSALPAGGTVEFGFLAGWSTSNDRPAGFTLDALACATG; encoded by the coding sequence ATGCGCGCTCCCTGGACGCGCCGTCACCGCCTTCTGCCGGGGCTGCTGGCCCTGGCCTGCCTCGCCACCGTCGCCGTGGCCGCCGCCGTTCCACTGACCAGCCCGCCCGCCCGCGCCGCCGAACCCGTCGTGGTGCTCGACGCCACCTTCGAGGACGGCACCACCCAGGGCTTCCGGCCCCGGGCCGGGGAGACCGTCGCGGTCAGCACCGCCGTCGCCCACGGCGGCACCCGCAGCCTGCTCGCCTCCGGCCGCACCGCGAGTTGGCAGGGCCCCGCCCTCGACCTGCTCGACGAGATGGTCAAGGGCACCCGCTACACGCTGACGGTGTGGGTGCGGCTCGCCGCCGGCCAGTCGCCCGGCCAGGTCCGGCTCAGCGTGCAACGCGACTCCGGCGGCACCTCGGCCTACGACCAGGTGGTGGGCGACACCGCCGTCACCGCCGACGCCTGGGTCCGGCTCACCGGCACGTACGTGCTCGCGCACGACGTGGACGGGTTGTCGGCGTACGTGGAGACCGCCAGCGGCACCGCCGACCTGCACATCGACGACTTCACCATGGCGTACCAGCCGACCAAGCCGGTGCAGACCGACATCCCGGCCCTGCGTGAGGTGCTGGCCGCCGACTTCCCGATCGGGGCGGCGATCGGCAACCGGCAGATCATCGGCGACCAGGCCACCCTGCTGCGCCGGCACTTCGACACAGTCACCCCGGGCAACGCGCTCAAGTGGGACGCCACCCAGCCGGCCGAGGGCACCTTCCGGTGGGCCGACGCCGATGCGCAGGTCGGCTTCGCCACGGACAACGACCTGGCGGTACGCGGACACACCCTCGTCTGGCACCAGCAGACCCCGGCCTGGGTCTTCACCGACACCGACGGCACCCCGCTGACCTCGGACCCGGCCGACAAGGCCCTGCTGCTGTCCCGGCTGGAGGCGCACATCCGCGCGGTCGTCGGCCGCTACGGCGACGCCATCGGGGTCTGGGACGTCGCCAACGAGGTGATCGACGAGAACCAGTCCGACGGGCTGCGGCGCAGCCGCTGGTACGAGATCAGCGGGCTGGACTACCTGCGTACCGCGTTCCGGGTGGCCCGGGAGGTCGCGCCGACGGCCAAGCTCTACATCAACGACTACAACACCAACGTGCCGGCCAAGCGCGACAAGCTGCGCAACCTGGTGAGCCAGCTGCGCGCCGAAGGGGTGCCGATCGACGGCGTCGGGCACCAGATGCACGTCAACGTCCAGTGGCCGTCGATCGCCGAGACCGAGGCGATGCTCCAGGCGTTCGTCCCGCTCGGGGTGGAGCAGCAGGTCACCGAGATGGACGTCAGCATCTACGTCGACAGCAGCGAGTCCTTCCCCACCCCGCCGGCCGACCGGCTGCTGACCCAGGCGTACCGGTACCGGGACCTGTTCGCCCTCTACCGCCGCTACGCCGACGAGTTGACCTCGGTGACCCTGTGGGGGCTGGCGGACGACGACACCTGGCTGGACACCTTCCCGGTGGCCCGCAAGGACGCGCCGCTGCTGTTCGACACGGAACTCCAGGCCAAGTCGGCGTACTGGGGGATCGTCGACCCGACCCGGATCAACCCCACCCCGACGCCGACGGTCAGCCCGACGGTCTCGCCAACCGCCAGCCCGACGGTCTCGCCGACCGTCAGCCCCACCGTTTCGCCGACGGTGACGCCGACCGGGGGGCCGGACGCCTGCCGGGCGACGTACACCGTCTCCAACCAGTGGCCGGGCGGCTTCCAGGCGAGCGTCAGGATCACCAACACCGGCGGGCGGGCGCACGACGGCTGGACGGTGCGCTGGCGGTTCCCGGACGGGCAGCGGATCAGCCAGCTCTGGAACGGCACGGTCCGGCAGGACGGCCCGGACGTGTCGGTCACCCCCACATCCTGGAACTCCGCCCTGCCCGCCGGTGGGACGGTCGAGTTCGGCTTCCTCGCCGGGTGGTCCACGAGCAACGACCGCCCGGCCGGCTTCACCCTCGACGCACTGGCCTGCGCGACCGGCTGA
- a CDS encoding SOUL family heme-binding protein produces the protein MTEQQPYRVVARHPGFELRRYPAHLVAEVRAEGAFEQAARDAFRPLGAYLRGANRARRATDRETGSQTIAMTVPFVQEEGDRPGRWLVWLVMPAGLTADTLPEPADPRVRTRLVPAQLAAATRFAGRWTARAFDRRATALGRAVTAAGLRPTGAVRYARFDPPWKPWFLRHNEVVLPIAE, from the coding sequence ATGACCGAGCAGCAGCCGTACCGGGTGGTGGCCCGGCACCCCGGCTTCGAGCTGCGCCGCTACCCGGCCCACCTGGTCGCCGAGGTGCGGGCGGAGGGCGCGTTCGAGCAGGCCGCCCGGGACGCCTTCCGGCCGCTGGGCGCGTACCTGCGCGGTGCCAACCGCGCGCGGCGGGCGACCGACCGGGAGACGGGCTCGCAGACGATCGCGATGACGGTCCCGTTCGTGCAGGAGGAGGGGGACCGGCCGGGCCGCTGGCTGGTGTGGCTCGTGATGCCGGCGGGCCTCACCGCCGACACGCTGCCCGAGCCGGCGGACCCCCGGGTGCGCACCCGGTTGGTCCCGGCACAGCTCGCCGCCGCGACGCGCTTCGCGGGCCGCTGGACGGCCCGGGCGTTCGACCGGCGGGCGACCGCGCTGGGCCGGGCGGTCACCGCGGCCGGGCTGCGCCCCACCGGCGCGGTCCGGTACGCCCGCTTCGATCCGCCGTGGAAGCCGTGGTTCCTGCGCCACAACGAGGTCGTGCTGCCGATCGCCGAGTGA
- a CDS encoding Rho termination factor N-terminal domain-containing protein: MTDPTRDVADLVTALLRGLPAADLAALAEGRARLAVVPVDPAPPAPPPAGTAPAGHPATARADRPSPAGQPAAESADGTASAGQPATESAGRGGAPARPSARRAASAPDPVAARSALASMSRRDDGTAYLSGWTARDLRVLAASLELRGVGGLRKADLVARIVDRTIGFRLASAAIRRL, translated from the coding sequence GTGACCGACCCGACCCGCGACGTCGCCGACCTGGTGACCGCGCTGCTCCGGGGGCTGCCCGCCGCCGACCTCGCCGCCCTGGCGGAGGGGCGGGCCCGGCTCGCGGTGGTACCGGTCGACCCGGCCCCACCCGCCCCACCGCCCGCCGGAACCGCCCCCGCCGGGCACCCGGCCACCGCACGCGCCGACCGGCCCAGTCCCGCCGGGCAACCGGCCGCCGAATCCGCCGACGGGACTGCCTCCGCCGGGCAGCCGGCCACCGAATCCGCCGGCCGGGGCGGGGCCCCCGCGCGCCCGTCAGCCCGGCGGGCGGCGTCCGCGCCGGACCCGGTGGCGGCCCGGTCCGCGCTGGCGTCCATGTCCCGCCGCGACGACGGTACGGCGTACCTCTCCGGCTGGACCGCCCGCGACCTGCGGGTGCTCGCCGCGAGCCTGGAGTTGCGCGGCGTCGGCGGGCTGCGGAAGGCGGACCTGGTCGCCCGCATCGTCGACCGCACCATCGGCTTCCGCCTCGCCTCCGCCGCCATCCGCCGGCTCTGA
- a CDS encoding ParA family protein, protein MYVVSVINYKGGVGKTTVTANLGAELANRGMKVLLIDLDPQASLTFGFYDPDDWRDRLRDGRTVKRWYDGLRGDTPATTLGELVVSPGPANARLSGAGRLDLIASHLQLVDIDLALARAVADGDEYDAELFRVRGSLAEGLHDDALGGYDMVLIDCPPNFNVVTQSAIIASDHLLIPAKADYLSTLGIDYLHGNVRELVDQYNADARRFATTRRHHKVAPDVAGVVFTMIQLMAQRPIAAHQGYMDQVRALGLPVFPTPLRENVTVFATNTPRGVPVVLRDRIATPAVRDELRRLATEFLDHLQPERAGA, encoded by the coding sequence GTGTACGTCGTATCGGTGATCAATTACAAGGGCGGGGTCGGCAAGACCACCGTCACCGCCAACCTCGGTGCCGAGCTGGCCAACCGCGGGATGAAGGTGCTGCTCATCGACCTCGATCCACAGGCCAGCCTCACCTTCGGCTTCTACGACCCCGACGACTGGCGGGACCGGCTGCGCGACGGCCGGACGGTGAAGCGCTGGTACGACGGCCTGCGCGGGGACACCCCCGCGACGACCCTGGGCGAGCTGGTCGTCTCCCCCGGCCCGGCCAACGCGCGACTCAGCGGCGCCGGCCGACTCGACCTGATCGCGTCCCACCTCCAGCTCGTCGACATCGACCTGGCGCTGGCCCGGGCGGTGGCCGACGGTGACGAGTACGACGCCGAACTGTTCCGGGTACGCGGCTCCCTGGCCGAGGGGCTGCACGACGACGCGCTCGGCGGCTACGACATGGTGCTGATCGACTGCCCGCCGAACTTCAACGTGGTCACCCAGTCGGCCATCATCGCCAGCGACCACCTGCTCATCCCGGCGAAGGCCGACTACCTGTCCACGCTGGGCATCGACTACCTGCACGGCAACGTCCGGGAACTGGTCGACCAGTACAACGCCGACGCCCGCCGGTTCGCCACCACCCGCCGGCACCACAAGGTCGCCCCCGACGTGGCCGGCGTGGTGTTCACGATGATCCAGCTCATGGCGCAGCGGCCCATCGCCGCCCACCAGGGCTACATGGACCAGGTCCGGGCGCTCGGCCTGCCGGTCTTCCCCACCCCGCTGCGGGAGAACGTCACCGTGTTCGCCACGAACACCCCGCGCGGCGTGCCCGTGGTGCTCCGCGACCGGATCGCCACCCCGGCGGTCCGCGACGAGCTGCGCCGGCTCGCCACCGAGTTCCTCGACCACCTCCAGCCCGAGCGGGCCGGGGCGTGA
- a CDS encoding ArsR/SmtB family transcription factor: MAEIEERLSALEAQVAALTERIGAEPPPAEAPPATGDAFWALDGLKQRIPADGGGAVLYTGTVRLDDQRYDWQYGLMVDDVLAGDWTELAGVLTALAHPVRLRLLREILGGRHGTGELAEIEGLGTTGQLHHHLRQLTAAGWLRSAGRGHYAVPAERVVPLLAILTATRR, encoded by the coding sequence ATGGCGGAGATCGAGGAGCGGCTGAGCGCGCTGGAGGCGCAGGTCGCGGCCCTGACGGAGCGAATCGGGGCGGAGCCGCCCCCGGCCGAGGCGCCCCCGGCGACCGGCGACGCCTTCTGGGCGCTCGACGGGCTGAAGCAACGGATCCCGGCCGACGGCGGCGGCGCGGTGCTCTACACCGGCACCGTCCGCCTCGACGACCAGCGCTACGACTGGCAGTACGGCCTCATGGTCGACGACGTGCTCGCCGGCGACTGGACGGAACTGGCCGGCGTGCTGACCGCCCTCGCGCACCCGGTGCGGCTGCGCCTGCTGCGGGAGATCCTCGGCGGCCGGCACGGCACCGGCGAGCTGGCCGAGATTGAGGGCCTCGGCACCACCGGCCAGCTGCACCACCACCTGCGCCAGCTCACCGCCGCCGGCTGGCTGCGCAGCGCCGGCCGGGGCCACTACGCCGTCCCGGCCGAGCGGGTCGTGCCGCTGCTGGCCATCCTCACCGCCACCCGCCGCTGA